A region from the Ciconia boyciana chromosome 1, ASM3463844v1, whole genome shotgun sequence genome encodes:
- the SMIM45 gene encoding small integral membrane protein 45, whose product MPEGAASARRPAPVEGAMPHFLDWFVPVYLMISILILVGFGACIYYFEPGLQEAHKWRTQRPIMERDLRKTLMIRDNLAFGVPEV is encoded by the exons aTGCCGGAGGGAGCAGCCTCAGCCCGTCGCCCTGCGCCCGTGGAAGGAG CCATGCCTCACTTCTTGGATTGGTTTGTGCCGGTGTATCTGATGATCTCCATTCTCATCCTGGTGGGCTTTGGAGCTTGCATTTACTACTTTGAGCCAGGACTCCAGGAAGCCCATAAGTGGCGAACGCAGAGGCCGATCATGGAACGGGACCTTCGGAAGACACTGATGATTCGGGACAACCTGGCCTTCGGGGTGCCCGAGGTCTGA
- the CENPM gene encoding centromere protein M: MAVLRPFDKLPALNSAVLLLVGSDEGLQQKLAEAMLREKKNFKINIHLATSLPLPSERDHLRPRIDLIVFMIDIKSKYSLKNVEASLAHVDASFFLGKVCFLVTGVGRVNYCSVEMNAIWKLGEVYCSPVLFCELELEGIRVATAQRLLRMLQICAGHVPGVSALSFGSLMRNSADD, from the exons ATGGCGGTGCTGCGGCCCTTCGACAAGCTCCCGGCGCTCAACTCCGCCGTCTTACTG CTGGTGGGTTCGGACGAAGGCCTCCAGCAGAAGCTGGCGGAGGCGATGCTCCGAGAGAAGAAGAACTTCAAGATCAATAT TCACCTTGCTACATCCCTTCCCTTACCTTCAGAGAGGGATCACCTTCGGCCCAGGATAGATCTGATTGTGTTTATGATTGACATCAAGAGCAAATACAG CTTGAAGAATGTTGAAGCTTCCCTAGCTCATGTGGATGCCAGCTTCTTCCTGGGGAAAGTGTGCTTTCTTGTCACTGGGG TTGGCAGAGTGAATTACTGCAGTGTAGAGATGAATGCCATCTGGAAACTGGGAGAAGTCTACTGCAGTCCTGTGCTATTCTGTGAGCTGGAG ttggaaGGGATACGAGTTGCCACTGCTCAGCGACTTCTCCGGATGTTACAGATCTGTGCTGGTCACGTACCAGGAGTTTCTGCCTTGTCCTTTGGCTCACTGATGAGGAACTCTGCTGATGACTAG